GTGATATTTGGTATAATCATTGAGTGTAATCTTCTAAGCCATCAGAAGATCTTTTTATTAATTGTAGCATTCATGATTTATTTTATGCCGCACCTTCATAATGAATAAAGTCCCTGATTCTAGCCAgcattgttcattactggtgtttCCAGAGTACCAGTTTCCAGAAATACGACAAGCTTGTAAAATAGCGTGGATTAGTTAAGGACACTTTATTAAAAGTTGATAATTGCTTAAATTTCAAATTGGATTGAAGGCCTGGTATTTCATAGAGCTTTTAGGGTTTGAAAGTCCTCTGTAATTTTGCACTAAAATCTTATCTGGGTTCTTTTGAAAGTTTGGTaccatttgaaataatttccctTGTGCTTTACTGGCAAAATaaccattttttgtttgtttcaatagAATCTCCCACAATCTGTAATTGAAAATGTTGGAGGAAAAATTTTTACATTTGGATCTTACAGATTAGGAGTACACACAAAAGGTAaatattgtttgttttatttacctTAAGACAGGGatactttttttattccttaaaaattataaagaagcaTCTGTCTCAGTTGCTTGTGGTGTGTCCATACAGCCGAGGTTTGCATGGAAGAGAGAATTTTAAAGTCTAAATTTGGTAAGAAGAAAGACATAAATTGATAGTTTCTTCTGTTGCCCCACTGTTCAATGCAGTACTAAATTaagtaagtaaaattaaaaattcagctcTTTAATAGAAGTGGCAGCATTTCATATGCTTGAATAGCCACATATGGCTGGTGCCTGTGTGTCAGACAGTGCAGTATAGAACATTTCCCCATCGTGGAGAGTTCTGTTGGACATTGCTGCTCATTTCCTCCTCCTGAAGAATATCCCTCCAGAAACCAGAACAGaaattattctgtttttaaacaatcttttgatttttcttttcctatacttttattatttagaCAATTTAAAATATAGCTAAGCAAAACACAAACAAGCCATTGGTAATCACTGTCACTATTTTCTTATTTAcccttgtaattttttctttgcaAATAAATATGCAATAAAAACTCTTTGTATTGGGCACTGAGCATAGCTTTTGATcttcattatcttatttaatactcACAACATTCTTGTGTAATAAATAAGGAGTCTGAGCCTTAAAGAGGCAGTATAGTTTGAAGAGTTTGTCCCAGGCAAACTCAGGCAGTCAGGCTGAATGAACTCTTGAACCATTAactatgtttaaaaattatattcctgTGTAGTGTTCTCTGCCTTCTGGCATCCCTCCTTCCCATCTCCTACTAGCCTATGTCGGTAGTATTGTATTTGCTTTTGATGTGCACCCCATGTGCATCAATATATACAGCCTTCAGAGTTGTGCCTTAGCTACCACTTCTTTTAGGAAAATGACCTTGTTTAACATGAGCCCACATTGATCTCTCCCTATCAATTTTAGTCTTCCTTTTTATATGTTCCCTATGTACCCTATTATATACTAAAATAATTACACATACCATACTATGCTCTACCTCTGTGGATTCTTGTGCGTGGTCCTTCTTGAAGTTTATTCTGTACAGTTAATTCTGTAGGTTCCATTTGGGGCCAGGAAGAAGCCTATAAGCAGTAGTCAGGTTGTATATAGaggaaaatactatttttttgtttaatgaaCATGACTGTGACTGTGAGTCACTTTTCTCTGCCTCCCACTTTACCTGGGCCACTATGGGTAGAGGATgctgcagaaaagaaaaacaacaacaaaaaaatcccatCAGTTAAAACTGTATTACAGTGAGTGATAATTTttttagggtgtgtgtgtgtgtgtgtgcatatttacAGGCTCACCAGTAAAATTTTAACAggttcttaaaataaaatcctgcTATGGTAGGatgcaaaataatttttgtatagtATTAATTAGTGGTTGATGggcttaattttttttaggtGCCGATATTGATGCGTTGTGTGTTGCACCAAGACATGTTGATCGAAGTGACTTTTTCACCTCATTCTATGATAAATTGAAAttacaggaagaagtaaaagattTAAGAGTACGTaaatgtttggggtgatgggggaGAAATAATAGAAACTACTTTAGTCAACTGAGTGAATTTTGCAGGATCATTTACGGAATATGCTAGACCTTTCTGAGCACTTAATGCCTATGTTTATATTTCATTCTTTATAACAAGcctaaaattataaatttgtagTGTCTtgtttacagattaggaaactgaggctagtagaaaataaagattaagtAATTTGGCTATTACATGTCAGATGAGTGGCAAAATCAAGAATTTCAGCCTAAGTTTGTCTGATTCAGAGAGCTAGTTACAGCGAGCCTATTAAGTGTTAGGCATTAAGCTAAACTATGTTTAAAGAGTTTCAAGTATCATATTGATGTACCAATAATAGAACTCTAGTATAGGACTAATGTGTACTTGCAGAGGTACTGATTTGGTTTAATTTTCTTATAGGCTGTTGAAGAGGCGTTTGTACCAGTTATCAAACTGTGTTTTGATGGAATAGAGGTAAGGTGTGGTTCAGATTGATGTTTCTTGCTATGTGGAGTCATTGATTTTGATCGATGTAGGATAAagacttcatttattttaaagttttataattaGTGAGTTGTGATATTAATAAGAATTAAGTTTTAGTGGAAATGACTGATAGCCTGTTTTTTGTGTAATATACCATTTTTAGTCTCttaaatgctgaatgaaattaGGAGCTAAAAACAGGCAGAACTAATGAAACAGTAAGGCTGTGGAATGCACTATGAAACAGCGTACTTGATGGTTGTTTAATTTGCAAATTTTTTGTGGTTTTAGTCTCATTAAAGCAATAACAATGTATTTTTGCAGATAACACTTTGCCTTGCCTTCAGTTAACTATTTTGAAGAATTTAGCAGAAAATTGTGGCCTGGTATTATGtatgttgaaatattttctgatagGGAAAATTTTATGAGCTGTGGGATACCTAAGTTCAAATCTTGCTGCTTTTTATATAGTAGTGAAAGTAATTGGAACAAAGCTGACAGTGAAGCAACTTTAGATATTTATTGTTACTTCTGCAGAAGTAATAGTTTGAATGGTACTGGAAAATCACTAATAGTGATGGTGAAGCTTATAAAATTTTGGAAGTTGGGAAGATAATACTTCACTGGTTTGCAAAACAGGCAGTTTCTATAACTATGAAAAGTTGAATGATCTTAACAAATAGACgtaaaatgttaaatttgataAGGGATTGTCACCATGTAGTTTTTATTTACACTCAATGTTTAAGTAAATACAAAGCAACCTGTAATATGAAGTGTGCCCCATTTTCCCAAAAAGGTTAACAAcaaaagggagatttttgttttgcttgtggGAAGATAATTCCTATAAAAATTTTTCGGAATGGAAATTATAGTCAAATGgctacttaaaatatttaacGTGCTAAGTTTTTTTATCCATactattatataaaattatacttattatataaagtaatactattttaagaatgcctttttccattttcatattcCAACATTTTGTATAATAATTTAATCCTAattcttcatttgttctttacCAAATCACCGTCATCCCTGAACTgctttttatctgtttttatgaGCATATAATCTATAATTCCTTCTAAATTGGGGTGAGCTACTGGACTTTGAAATCTGTTTCATTGGAAATTTTACCGTATAACACTAGTACTCATTTATATAACATTAgtacatgtttttttcttctttcatcctgtttatgtttaaatgtgtttttacaacatgcttttaaaatactgcctttttaaaaagtggtcttATAAAAAAGACTTGTTTAGAACAAGATGCAACTTTTTGAAACCATGAAGTCATACACCTTGAAATAATTTACCAAATCTCCTCATTTCTTTGCCctctcactctcttttctctttctttctttttctttcttcctttcctttcctttcctttcctttccctttttcttttccttttccttttccttttccttttctttctttctttcttcaatcAAAACTAAGTATCAAGAGGAAAAAACATACTGTAATTTAGTGTCGGAACTCCCTTTTTACTGAGAGACTTTTAGACTTTTTTTTGGTAAATCTAAGGACAGTTACCTCATACCTGGGCACCTTATGATATATAATCAATTCATAACTCATACAGATGGAGAGCTAACAGTTAATTTTAAGTAATTCAGTATATGGTTTTAGCAAACATTTAGCAGACTTAAACtactaaatatgattaaaatggcaaGTAGATATTTTTAAAGCTTCATTGTATATTAGCCTTCTTTAACACTATAGATTTAAATACCTGTGATATTAAAGAATATAGTTTGAACTTTTGGGGGCCATTGTCATGGTTATAATTGATGAGAATGTCCTAGCTTTAAGGAGAACTAAGGATATTCTCTTCTATAGAAATGCCTCAAAAATAGCTTGATAGATACAGAAtgttaaagttttgtttttgttttagattgATATTTTGTTTGCAAGATTAGCACTGCAGACTATTCCAGAAGATTTGGACCTACGAGATGACAGTCTGCTTAAAAATTTAGATATAAGATGCATAAGAAGTCTTAATGGTATGTCAAAACCTATTTCCTTTTGCTTAGTTTTTGTCAAATATGAAATAGCTTTTAACTTGTTCTATACTGAAGCTTTTTAGAACCATATTTTCCACCCATAGTGTGTCAAATAAAGTTTGCTTTATATTAATAGTTAGACTACAGAGGAATGTCTAGTAATTGATTTTTACTTACTGGTACCTGACAGCGTTACTACTTTTCTTCTGTTGTGAACGATACTTGGGTTATGTAAAATGACTATCTGAAGTTTGTACGCCATTGCTGTTGATTTGGGTTTCATTGCATAACCCTAATTAATTTTGATCCTGATTATCTTTTTATAATGTTTTCAACtgttagtttaaaaaaagttactTTTGGGCAATTTATATTAGCATAGTGTGTTACCATGCTCTTGGAGAACAATTCTAGAAAACTTAGTGGAAGAGGCCCTTCTCAGTGTACCTGGAtgggaaaaacttttaaaattgtgaGATTAGTTAGATTACAATTCAGTTTCTCTGCTTTAATGTAGAGCTTGTGATAGGACATAAATCATTTAgattttttagtttcctttttattgGATTAACATTACTGATTTTGCCAAATAAGAGTTCTTATTTAATTTGACGTCATTCTCAGAAAAGTTAACAGAATATTATCATTAAACTTTTGATGAtttaatgttctgtttttttcactCCTGTTAATCAGGTTGCAGGGTAACCGATGAAATTTTACATCTAGTACCAAACATTGACAACTTCAGGTTAACTCTGAGAGCTATCAAACTGTGGGCCAAACGTGAGTTCAGAATTTGTTGGTTAGCTTATTAAGATGTTTGAACTTTTGTTCAACACTaacttatttttttgcttttcccTTATCAACAGGCCACAACATCTATTCCAATATATTAGGTTTCCTCGGTGGTGTTTCCTGGGCTATGCTAGTAGCAAGAACTTGCCAGCTTTATCCAAATGCAATAGCATCAACTCTTGTACATAAATTTTTCTTGGTATTTTCTAAATGGTATGTGTTtagattatattaaaataaaattgattgtagACACTGAAGTTTAGTCTTATTTCTATGACATTTCTGCAGCTGGTTTCAGATTCAAATTTTAGTTTATGATGTAGCCATTTAGGTAGCCTGGGGAAATCATGTTGTATATAGAATGACAAACCTATGCTCCATTCCTTTTCCCTAGCTTTCCCAGAATAGTAAGatgctatttgtatttccttgcaTATAAACCTACCCTTCAAGTAAACTCCATGAATTTTAACTGTAGTCTGCTAAAATCCAATGAATAAGTTGGGATATTAGTTACATTCAGAGAAAACTTGCATATAACACCTTTTCACTCTTTGAATTCTTCTAAATTTATAACTTATTAGCTCTTTGTGATTATTTTTGCTTTCGgttgttcatttatttctttctggtaaaatattaaagatgtaaatttatataaaaagctTGTAAGAATAACTCAACTTGCAAGTGCTCGGTAAAAAGCACTTGATCCTTTTGAGATTAATCAGTAATACAGGAGAGGTTTTTTAAAGCGTCCACCTTTCAAGATATACACATTTgccaaccattatttctttgaagaaaaataagatgaaagATATACTGCCATTTCCCATTAGTTGCTTTGGCAAAAGGTGaggtttcctgtttttttaaatcacactTATCTTGGAGATTTAAGTCCTCCACCCCCTCCATTCCTGCCAACCTCTGTCCCTTCTCCCTCTGAAAAAAAATGGTTGCTTTATTCTAGTAATTTTATGGAAGTGTTATTGGAAACAATTTCTAACTTAACTGTGCCACGCTTTGATATACATTCCACAACTTTGGGATTTGATAGTGCTTAAATGTGTGATCAGGTGTGATGAGATTGACTCAAGAAAATCAGAGTTTATTTTAGTGCTACAATTACAcagcaaatattattttaaaaagctaaccTAGATTTCAACCTAGGCTTGAAAGCAGTGTGTTCAAGGCACAGAGTTTTACTACTCTTATTCATGTTAAATAACCTTTAGGTCATAAGTAGAGAaaaattttcctgattttaataattataccaCTTTGCCTATAGTTGGAATTaacttttttattctcaattgccTCTGGATTGAGCTGTTACAAAGACAGGATTTTTTGTTTCTCTCAAGGGGGATTTATCCTATTCTTGGTTGGGGTGAACACATCAGCTGTCCTACAGTAGTGCgtctatttctgaaaagtgcTTTATCAGTCCTTTGAGAGCCAGAGATGTTTGTCTTCATTCTGAGAAAGCTGTCAGATGGTTTACATTATCTTCATAGTTAGAGGAAAATGATTTCAAGTAGTCCTAACATCGACAGAAAGGAATAACATTATATATACCATAAGGgcaaaatgaaggaagaagaatCACATTCACAAATGCTGTATGTTTTACAAAGTACTTTCAGATGTAATATCCAATAGTCTTATCAAGTGCTACAATCTTTTTAAACAGGGAATGGCCAAATCCAGTGCTTTTGAAACAGCCCGAAGAATGCAATCTTAATTTGCCTGTATGGGACCCAAGGGTTAGTGTATTATTTTTTCCCCTACAAATTCACATTGTGCAATATCAAGTAAAAATCATCTGCATAAACTCCAGGGAGACTTCCCATCTTTTGTATTTGAGTGAATATGTCCGTATTACACTTTCTTTAAGATTACCTCAAATATTACTATTCTATGATTTGTGAAGCATAATTATGTACCCTGTAAACCACGTTTAACTGTACATAGTTTTTAATATCAACCTCACTAACATTTAATTTATTCTATATAGAAGTATCTTGTAAGTCAAAGTTGTGTGGGCGTTTGtgcttaaaagaaataaaaggatactAAAAATccctgttttttttatttgatctaaatattttgttaaaattggGTCATTGTAGAAAAGTTGTTGCTTAATGTTTACACGTGGCAGATAACTTCTAAGCATTGTCACTTTAGTTACCATGATGCAATTGTAAAAATTGGTTTTAGATATTCAGAGATTACAAAAACATGGTTGGGTTTAAGAAGAGGTTCCAGTTTGTTTCTTGGTATGTTATGACCACTAGTGCTTACTCATTTTAAATGTTATGACATGTACCTTAtttgataaaagaaatttaagtttGAATAGAAATAATTCtgtttttctaaattaatttgcTATCCTATGAAAGACTTCGTCAGTTTCAAGTTCTGTTGAATTATATCAgtttattttcaagttttccaAACCTCAGGGCGTTTAATTTTGGAGGGAAGTGAATTTATAATATCCTTCTTGGAAATAAGCCACTATAATTGTGATAGAGATTAATATCAGCAGTTCATTGAATGTGCCATTATCTCTTAGAATATCAACATGAATAATATAATTTCACCATGTGTTAAGAAGCCTATACTCCTTATAAGTTAATGGTATGTTAAAAACTTGAGTTTCAGTCTTGTTTTAAGGAAGTTTTACAAAGATCTTCTAATACATTTCTCAAAAGTGTAACTTTGTTTGCATCCCGATTTCTGTTGttgaataaagaaaaactaaacatCACTAGATGCCCAAGAAAGACACTTTTTGTTCAGCAGGCACACTATTTCTAGTAAGGTTGCAGAAACAGTCATGTCCAAAAGATTCAAATAAACCATTAGTGTAGGCCAAGTCTCTGATTCTGTAAAGAATTCCTATAGAAATAATGTCtctctacatgatttttctttctcaactccagctatgaatgaaataaaaaaaaaattaatcattgattcagtttaacaaaggattaaaaaaagtcCAAGTATCTGTTGCATATGTACTTGAAGAAACTGATTGGCTGTTGTTGTATGTAGGTAAACCCCAGTGATAGGTACCATCTTATGCCTATAATTACACCAGCATACCCACAGCAGAACTCCACGTACAATGTGTCCGTTTCAACACGGATGGTCATGGTTGAGGAGTTTAAACAAGGTAAGTGTTTATCCTTCTGCTCTCCTTTATACACAGAGGATTTAAATACCAATTTAGACCCAGTAGTCTGCTGTGTAATTTAAGTCGAAGAAAGCGTTCTCTGAAGTGAATTTTGGCATTCATTTATTggattaaaattcagtttaattcCTCTCAGGCAATTTATTTTTGACTACCTGTTAGAAGATTAACCAGCTCTTAAAGCTATATCTTTAGCTGGGCCTTTGAGCTGGTTCAGTGCCATACTATTGCCatgtaaaatgataaaatgatttCATAGTTTGACTCCACTAGGTGATACGAGAGAAGCAGGCTATGTACTTTGTGAGCAAGATTGGGGCCAAACTGCCCATTATTTTGGAATAACCTCTTAACTTTTTTGAATCTGAGTTGTGCTGTTAATTTGAAGGTACAGCTATTACCGAACAGTCTGTGGAAAGACTGATTTGACTGAAAGCAGTCAAATATATAGAATTAGGCACATCTACCAGCTTGAAATTCAGAAGTTTAACATTCTTTCCTATTGTCTAGAGACACTATGCTTTTAGAAGCAGGAAACTTGTTTTTAGGAAGGCAAGAAACAAAGTTTATGGGAGATTTTTCTTGCCCAGATAACTGTActgctttcagtttttggaaAGTCAGTCTATAAGCATGACATTTTAGAATAATGGTACTTTATCAGAAATCTGGCTGTCAGAAAACCTTCCAGCTTTTTTGAAAAGTGTGTTATGTAAGAATATGCTCTGAAGTCATAAATTGAAATTCTGTAAAATTATGGATTTTTTTAGGATTATAGTGAATGCACGTGgtatgttttaagatttttaaaaattctaggtTGTTAGACTGAAGCATgcaaacattttaatatgtttttaatttaggTCTTGCTATCACAGATGAAATTTTGCTGAGTAAGGCAGAGTGGTCCAAACTTTTTGAAGCTCCAAACTTCTTTCAAAAGTACAAGTATGTATTTTAAGGCATGTTGGACATGTTGCTTTCTTAAATGATAATTGTTTAATAGTAGCATATATGACATCTTCTCTTGCTAAACTAATGTAGCTTTGAATTTTCCTTTAAACCTCTCAGAATTTTCTGTCCTGTCATAAAGGGTGTACTGTTTTAGTAAaccatttattatttactttttcgTGGTAGTATTTGCTTTCTACTGTTTTGCTGACTGATCTAACCCAATTCCTACTACAACTGTAGAAATGTCAACTCTGTTGGCATGTGTTAGTGACGACCAACACTCTTAAAATCCATATACTTTGGCAAATGGGTGAACTGTTAAAATCTGTAGTCAGTATCTTCTGTTGAGTATTTTCAGCCAATCTTGGAAAATTATTTATCAAGATTCTCTATAAAtagacaaaagtaaaaaaaaaaagtctatatatAGTCAATTAAATGTTTCCAGTAGTGAAAATACACTATTCGCCTACCTTTTCCAAAACCCAGTGTTAATAAAGCCCCTTCAAATACTTCTGCAAATACGTTTCTTGGGATTTAAGTGGTGTGGTGTTTTTTAGTAGTGGGTTAGTACCTTAGTTAGTACAGGTTAAAAGCCTGATTAATTGTATTGGTCTTGATGAAAATTGTAagttataataaatattattttttaaaaaaccatggaCTTGCACTTTTATTTGCCCTCTGCTGAAAATTTGCCAAAGtcctacttaaaaattttttttaacatttgaaacTTTCCCGACCATTTGATCCTGTGTTGGATTGTATTTTGTAATAATCTAAGCAAGATTACTTTATGCTATTTCCCcaattaaaaacaagaatgatGACCTTCATGATGTCTCTGTGTTTTGTTTCTGTATCTTTTGCAtgaaaaagcaataatagagcCAGCTTAATTGTTGTGTTCTGGGAGTACTGTGTTGTCAGTAAAAATTTAAGTAGCATAACATTGAACGCTCTTGTTTTATTACTTATTCCCTGTGTATTGTGCTTTTCCATTGGGCAgataacttttgttttttatttttacctctgaTGAGGAAGTACCTTTGAACATTTAAGCTAATAAATATACACTGATCCTTTTTAAACTACAGAATAAAACAGTAGATAATTATTTGTAAgtagaagaataaagaaattgGTGTTGTAGAAAATTCTATCAGGATCTCTAATTCCTGAGAAGGAAAGATGAAGCTTGTCTCATTCTTTTTCCCATGTCACTTCATCATAGGGGAAAACAATAGGTAGAATGTGGTTCTTGAGAGTACCTTAAGTTGCTTCCCTCACATTAAGAAAGATTAAAGAAAGATTAAGAAAGATTAAATTGAAAAGACCTTAATAGTGTCATTTAGGTGGAATAAGTTTACAATACTAGAACTTtaaagctgcttttttttttttttttttaaactgtgcagtgtttttcctttaaaacttaAACTATACATCGGTCTTTGCTAAATTGTACATAAAAGCTCTGACTCGATTCAAGACTATTTGATACTTTGTAAAATGTGATTTAAACTGTCTTACTGAATTCTGATACAAGCCAGTTTGTACTTTCATTTAGCATATCAGAAACTATTTAAATGTGTTAGATTTGAGAAAGTAGCAACATATCAGGGAAATTATAGcaggaaatttgaattttaactcTTTAAGTACTGAgagaattaaaatttgaaaacatgtcAATGATGGGCTGAGTTTATAACAAATTCTATTTATGTTTTCAAGTCTTCTCCAAAGAAGGCCCCTGTGACTACTATCATTAGGTTTTTGGGAGTATTCAGAGAttggaagtttttttaaaaacatagccTCATATGAAATACTTCAAAGATTAGATATGCTAATAAATTGAAATCCTTAGTTTTCCCTTGAGTTAAAATTGATTAAACCTTATTTGAAGCATATACTGAAAGTATTGATAATTGATATGTATAggatttaaaattgttaaaatgtttGTCATTCTTGGAAGGGAGGGTACCATGGAGAAAATTTCATTTGTCTTAAAAAATGGACAAGTCATCTTCTAGAAATTGAAATACCAGCATTCCTTGAGAAAAACCTGGTAATGTTGCTTTGTggaattttaaatagttttaagaaaatatttttcatgttccTCATATATTTAATAGTTCAGTAactagcaataaaataaataataaacataggGAATGTAAATACTAATTTCAGGCATCACATCACACTAGGAAACATGGAACGGAAggtaatgggggaaaaaaagcccaGAATGTTCCCTGAGATGTAAGATTAATAATTTAACATTAAACaagtatgtatataaaataatttggcCTTAAAGCATGCTTAAAAACTTTTATAGTACACTCTATCTCTACTGTTTAGGCTTAGTTACTTAAAGATCAAAGAATTGCAATAGTTTTTGAGAACTAGATGTTTAAGTTCACATTTTTTGAGCTATGATCTGTCAAGGTAAAATGGCTAGGGAAACCTAATTTATAGTGTACTTCTTTACTAAATAGTTACAGGTAATACAGCAACTAATTTAGATGCTCTTGGGAGATTTAAAAtaggttttaatttatttgggGTACATTTTCATAGTTACATTTTTATTGGAAACCATGGTAATCTAAAT
The Choloepus didactylus isolate mChoDid1 chromosome 4, mChoDid1.pri, whole genome shotgun sequence DNA segment above includes these coding regions:
- the PAPOLA gene encoding poly(A) polymerase alpha isoform X5; translation: MPFPVTTQGSQPTQPPQKHYGITSPISLAAPKETDCILTQKLIETLKPFGVFEEEEELQRRILILGKLNNLVKEWIREISESKNLPQSVIENVGGKIFTFGSYRLGVHTKGADIDALCVAPRHVDRSDFFTSFYDKLKLQEEVKDLRAVEEAFVPVIKLCFDGIEIDILFARLALQTIPEDLDLRDDSLLKNLDIRCIRSLNGCRVTDEILHLVPNIDNFRLTLRAIKLWAKRHNIYSNILGFLGGVSWAMLVARTCQLYPNAIASTLVHKFFLVFSKWEWPNPVLLKQPEECNLNLPVWDPRVNPSDRYHLMPIITPAYPQQNSTYNVSVSTRMVMVEEFKQGLAITDEILLSKAEWSKLFEAPNFFQKYKHYIVLLASAPTEKQRLEWVGLVESKIRILVGSLEKNEFITLAHVNPQSFPAPKENPDKEEFRTMWVIGLVFKKTENSENLSVDLTYDIQSFTDTGPQSFNHMSSGQKGNKVHILYIT